In one Phyllostomus discolor isolate MPI-MPIP mPhyDis1 chromosome 8, mPhyDis1.pri.v3, whole genome shotgun sequence genomic region, the following are encoded:
- the SHD gene encoding SH2 domain-containing adapter protein D isoform X1 produces MAKWLRDYLSFGGRRPPPQPPTPDYTESDILRAYLEQKNLDFEDPYEDADSRLEPDPAGPGDSKYDSPKHRLIKVEAADMADMARAKVLLGSAGAESEADTEYSDPFDAQPHLPPPDDGYMEPYDAQRVMSELPCRAVQLYDTPYEEQDGEPGDKPLSGQKPRQSRLPQEDERPADEYDQPWEWKKDHISKAFAVQFDSPEWERTPGPAKELRRPQPRSPHPAERVDPALPLEKQPWFHGPLSRADAENLLLLCKEGSYLVRLSETSPQDCSLSLRSSQGFLHLKFARTRENQFVLGQHSGPFASVPELVLHYSSRPLPVQGAEHLALLYPVVTQSPCPGASAPCPAP; encoded by the exons ATGGCCAAGTGGCTACGGGACTACTTGAGCTTTGGCGGTCGGAGGCCCCCTCCGCAGCCACCCACTCCCGACTACACGGAAAGCGACATCCTGCGGGCCTACCTGGAGCAGAAGAATCTGGACTTCGAGGACCCTTATGAGGATGCTGACAGCCGCCTGGAGCCGGACCCCGCGGGCCCAGGGGACTCCAAGTACGACTCTCCCAAGCACAGACTCATCAAGGTGGAGGCAGCCGACATGGCGGACATGGCCAGAGCCAAGGTCTTGCTGGGCAGTGCGGGGGCAGAG tcAGAAGCTGACACGGAGTACTCTGACCCTTTTGATGCCCAGCCTCATCTGCCACCCCCAGATGATGGCTACATGGAACCCTATGATGCCCAGCGGGTTATGAGTG AACTGCCTTGCAGGGCAGTGCAGCTGTATGACACTCCTTATGAGGAGCAGGATGGGGAGCCAGGAGACAAGCCTCTTTCAGGGCAGAAGCCTCGACAGAGCCGGCTGCCCCAGGAAGATGAACGGCCAGCGGATGAGTATGACCAGCCCTGGGAGTGGAAGAAAGACCACATCTCCAAGGCATTTGCAG TGCAGTTTGACAGTCCAGAGTGGGAAAGGACCCCCGGCCCTGCCAAGGAACTCCGGAGACCCCAACCCAGAAGTCCCCATCCCGCAGAGCGTGTGgaccctgctctgcccctggAGAAACAGCC gtGGTTTCACGGCCCTTTGAGCCGGGCAGATGCCGAGAACCTCCTCTTGCTCTGCAAGGAAGGCAGCTACCTTGTGCGGCTCAGTGAGACCAGCCCCCAAGACTGTTCCCTGTCCCTCAG AAGCAGCCAGGGCTTTCTGCATCTGAAGTTTGCGCGGACCCGAGAGAACCAGTTCGTGCTGGGGCAGCACAGCGGCCCCTTCGCCAGTGTGCCCGAGCTGGTGCTCCACTACAGCTCACGCCCACTACCCGTGCAGGGTGCTGAGCACCTGGCCCTGCTGTACCCCGTGGTcacccagagcccctgccctggagcctctgccccctgcccggcTCCGTGA
- the SHD gene encoding SH2 domain-containing adapter protein D isoform X2: MAKWLRDYLSFGGRRPPPQPPTPDYTESDILRAYLEQKNLDFEDPYEDADSRLEPDPAGPGDSKYDSPKHRLIKVEAADMADMARAKVLLGSAGAESEADTEYSDPFDAQPHLPPPDDGYMEPYDAQRVMSELPCRAVQLYDTPYEEQDGEPGDKPLSGQKPRQSRLPQEDERPADEYDQPWEWKKDHISKAFAVQFDSPEWERTPGPAKELRRPQPRSPHPAERVDPALPLEKQPWFHGPLSRADAENLLLLCKEGSYLVRLSETSPQDCSLSLRYARRWSGRSRTSARWRARCPSPKVKVYSFVSFWGQDLSGPVGI, translated from the exons ATGGCCAAGTGGCTACGGGACTACTTGAGCTTTGGCGGTCGGAGGCCCCCTCCGCAGCCACCCACTCCCGACTACACGGAAAGCGACATCCTGCGGGCCTACCTGGAGCAGAAGAATCTGGACTTCGAGGACCCTTATGAGGATGCTGACAGCCGCCTGGAGCCGGACCCCGCGGGCCCAGGGGACTCCAAGTACGACTCTCCCAAGCACAGACTCATCAAGGTGGAGGCAGCCGACATGGCGGACATGGCCAGAGCCAAGGTCTTGCTGGGCAGTGCGGGGGCAGAG tcAGAAGCTGACACGGAGTACTCTGACCCTTTTGATGCCCAGCCTCATCTGCCACCCCCAGATGATGGCTACATGGAACCCTATGATGCCCAGCGGGTTATGAGTG AACTGCCTTGCAGGGCAGTGCAGCTGTATGACACTCCTTATGAGGAGCAGGATGGGGAGCCAGGAGACAAGCCTCTTTCAGGGCAGAAGCCTCGACAGAGCCGGCTGCCCCAGGAAGATGAACGGCCAGCGGATGAGTATGACCAGCCCTGGGAGTGGAAGAAAGACCACATCTCCAAGGCATTTGCAG TGCAGTTTGACAGTCCAGAGTGGGAAAGGACCCCCGGCCCTGCCAAGGAACTCCGGAGACCCCAACCCAGAAGTCCCCATCCCGCAGAGCGTGTGgaccctgctctgcccctggAGAAACAGCC gtGGTTTCACGGCCCTTTGAGCCGGGCAGATGCCGAGAACCTCCTCTTGCTCTGCAAGGAAGGCAGCTACCTTGTGCGGCTCAGTGAGACCAGCCCCCAAGACTGTTCCCTGTCCCTCAG GTATGCAAGAAGATGGAGTGGAAGATCTAGGACTTCAGCGAGATGGAGAGCCAGATGCCCCAGTCCAAAAGTTAAAGTATATTCATTTGTGTCTTTCTGGGGCCAGGATCTGAGTGGCCCTGTAGGCATTTGA
- the SHD gene encoding SH2 domain-containing adapter protein D isoform X3 — protein MAKWLRDYLSFGGRRPPPQPPTPDYTESDILRAYLEQKNLDFEDPYEDADSRLEPDPAGPGDSKYDSPKHRLIKVEAADMADMARAKVLLGSAGAESEADTEYSDPFDAQPHLPPPDDGYMEPYDAQRVMSELPCRAVQLYDTPYEEQDGEPGDKPLSGQKPRQSRLPQEDERPADEYDQPWEWKKDHISKAFAVQFDSPEWERTPGPAKELRRPQPRSPHPAERVDPALPLEKQPSSQGFLHLKFARTRENQFVLGQHSGPFASVPELVLHYSSRPLPVQGAEHLALLYPVVTQSPCPGASAPCPAP, from the exons ATGGCCAAGTGGCTACGGGACTACTTGAGCTTTGGCGGTCGGAGGCCCCCTCCGCAGCCACCCACTCCCGACTACACGGAAAGCGACATCCTGCGGGCCTACCTGGAGCAGAAGAATCTGGACTTCGAGGACCCTTATGAGGATGCTGACAGCCGCCTGGAGCCGGACCCCGCGGGCCCAGGGGACTCCAAGTACGACTCTCCCAAGCACAGACTCATCAAGGTGGAGGCAGCCGACATGGCGGACATGGCCAGAGCCAAGGTCTTGCTGGGCAGTGCGGGGGCAGAG tcAGAAGCTGACACGGAGTACTCTGACCCTTTTGATGCCCAGCCTCATCTGCCACCCCCAGATGATGGCTACATGGAACCCTATGATGCCCAGCGGGTTATGAGTG AACTGCCTTGCAGGGCAGTGCAGCTGTATGACACTCCTTATGAGGAGCAGGATGGGGAGCCAGGAGACAAGCCTCTTTCAGGGCAGAAGCCTCGACAGAGCCGGCTGCCCCAGGAAGATGAACGGCCAGCGGATGAGTATGACCAGCCCTGGGAGTGGAAGAAAGACCACATCTCCAAGGCATTTGCAG TGCAGTTTGACAGTCCAGAGTGGGAAAGGACCCCCGGCCCTGCCAAGGAACTCCGGAGACCCCAACCCAGAAGTCCCCATCCCGCAGAGCGTGTGgaccctgctctgcccctggAGAAACAGCC AAGCAGCCAGGGCTTTCTGCATCTGAAGTTTGCGCGGACCCGAGAGAACCAGTTCGTGCTGGGGCAGCACAGCGGCCCCTTCGCCAGTGTGCCCGAGCTGGTGCTCCACTACAGCTCACGCCCACTACCCGTGCAGGGTGCTGAGCACCTGGCCCTGCTGTACCCCGTGGTcacccagagcccctgccctggagcctctgccccctgcccggcTCCGTGA